The following coding sequences are from one Phycisphaeraceae bacterium window:
- the galE gene encoding UDP-glucose 4-epimerase GalE, protein MKVMVTGGAGYIGSHAVKRLLADGHEVVILDNLYRGHRDAIPDGVTLTELDLRDTDGIETTLREYRVETVMNFAALAYVGESVTQPIDYYENNTAGVLSLLRAMQRAGVNRMVHSSTCATYGEPETVPITEETPQSPINPYGWSKLFVERMLIDIAQANKNFSFAALRYFNVAGSARDGSIGEDHEPETHLIPVMLLTALGQREKMTIFGTDYPTPDGTCIRDYIHVEDLIDAHVTVMSALAPGDKRFYNLGIGNGLSVKQLIDAGKKVTGVDFRVDLGPRRPGDPPMLYADASKIERELGWKAQITDVHEMIESAWNWFREHPHGYND, encoded by the coding sequence ATGAAGGTCATGGTCACCGGCGGAGCCGGCTACATCGGATCACACGCCGTCAAACGACTCCTTGCTGACGGACACGAGGTCGTCATCCTCGACAACCTCTATCGCGGGCACCGCGATGCCATCCCGGATGGCGTGACCCTCACCGAACTCGACCTCCGAGACACCGACGGTATCGAGACAACGCTCCGCGAGTACCGGGTCGAGACCGTGATGAACTTCGCTGCGCTGGCCTACGTCGGCGAATCCGTGACGCAGCCCATTGACTACTACGAGAACAACACTGCGGGCGTTCTCTCGCTGCTCCGCGCGATGCAGCGAGCGGGCGTTAACCGCATGGTGCACTCCTCGACTTGCGCGACCTATGGCGAGCCTGAGACGGTCCCGATCACTGAAGAGACACCTCAGTCGCCGATCAATCCTTACGGCTGGTCCAAGCTGTTTGTCGAACGCATGCTGATCGATATCGCTCAGGCCAACAAGAACTTCAGCTTTGCCGCCCTGCGTTACTTCAACGTCGCCGGGTCAGCTCGCGACGGGTCCATCGGCGAAGACCACGAACCCGAGACGCATCTTATTCCCGTGATGCTGCTGACCGCCCTGGGCCAGCGCGAGAAAATGACCATCTTCGGCACCGACTACCCCACGCCCGATGGCACCTGCATCCGCGACTACATCCATGTCGAGGACCTGATCGACGCTCACGTCACCGTGATGAGCGCTCTGGCTCCGGGCGACAAGCGGTTCTACAACCTGGGTATTGGTAACGGTTTGTCGGTCAAGCAACTCATCGACGCTGGGAAGAAAGTTACTGGCGTGGACTTTCGTGTTGACCTCGGACCGCGCCGGCCGGGCGACCCCCCCATGCTTTACGCCGACGCATCGAAGATCGAACGCGAACTGGGTTGGAAAGCACAGATCACTGATGTGCATGAGATGATTGAGTCCGCCTGGAACTGGTTTCGTGAGCACCCCCACGGCTACAACGACTGA
- a CDS encoding rod shape-determining protein MreC: MQTLVVLACVVLVLMPGAMVTALASWPRGLLVSALVPVSQVLGRTGLLDSEGMDTVDGGGRAPLGEGPALDYLRALEDENRRLRGLVDQLAESRELLARPSARLVLAPVLAVYQGGSGLSVRAGETSGVRLEDPVVVGSHLIGRVSGVAPLTCDMDAIARPGVRLEVRVVPATVTAPTREALAWVDYDEKAGGFVAELALDVPVEQGDVAHLVDERWPLLARGRIVGRVAIVDDRTSKPLLLKRVVIEPVYRATDLRRVTVVVERATAGGGG, translated from the coding sequence GTGCAGACGCTGGTGGTGCTGGCCTGCGTGGTGCTGGTGCTCATGCCGGGCGCTATGGTGACGGCGCTAGCGTCGTGGCCACGCGGGTTGCTCGTGTCAGCACTGGTCCCGGTGAGTCAGGTGCTCGGTCGGACGGGGCTGTTGGATTCCGAGGGAATGGACACGGTCGATGGCGGGGGTCGAGCCCCCTTAGGAGAAGGCCCGGCGCTGGATTATCTCCGGGCGCTGGAAGATGAGAATCGACGGTTGCGGGGGCTGGTCGATCAACTCGCAGAGTCGCGGGAGTTGCTGGCACGGCCTTCGGCCCGGCTGGTCCTCGCGCCAGTGCTGGCGGTCTATCAAGGCGGCTCGGGATTGTCGGTGCGCGCCGGTGAGACCAGCGGGGTCCGATTGGAGGACCCGGTGGTCGTGGGCTCACATCTGATCGGTAGGGTGTCGGGGGTGGCACCGCTTACCTGCGATATGGATGCGATCGCGCGGCCGGGGGTGCGTCTCGAGGTGCGGGTGGTGCCCGCTACCGTGACGGCTCCGACGCGAGAGGCGTTGGCGTGGGTGGACTACGACGAGAAGGCGGGCGGGTTTGTGGCGGAGCTGGCGCTGGATGTGCCGGTCGAGCAAGGCGATGTCGCTCACCTGGTCGATGAGCGTTGGCCGCTGCTGGCGCGGGGGCGGATCGTCGGGCGGGTGGCGATCGTCGATGACCGGACGAGCAAGCCGTTGCTGCTCAAGCGGGTGGTGATCGAGCCGGTGTATCGGGCGACGGACCTGCGTCGGGTGACGGTGGTGGTGGAGCGGGCAACGGCGGGGGGTGGCGGATGA
- a CDS encoding rod shape-determining protein, translating into MIFDGLYDNFLSWFSVDMGIDLGTCNTLVCVRGEGIVLNEPSVVAVKKNTTQVLRNGNELAVGWVAKEMLGKTPGSITAIRPLKDGVISDFEITEAMLSYFIRKVNGRHPLVRPRVVIAVPSGITAVERRAVLDSAEKAGARKVYLVEEPMAAGIGANLPIVEATASMIVDIGGGTTEVAIMSLADIAQCESVRVAGDDMDEAIINHMKKAYNLMIGEQTSERIKIEIGSAAPEGEERTMEVRGRDMISGLPRKTVITSEEIREALQEPLSAIIETVTRTLERAEPELAADLVDNGIVLAGGGALLRGIDIVISNATGLDCRIADDPLTCVARGTAIYLEHLEEWKGTMESDSDDF; encoded by the coding sequence TTGATCTTTGACGGCCTCTACGACAACTTCCTGAGCTGGTTCAGTGTCGATATGGGCATTGACCTGGGGACGTGCAACACCCTGGTGTGTGTGCGCGGCGAGGGGATCGTGCTCAACGAGCCGTCCGTGGTGGCGGTCAAGAAGAACACAACCCAGGTGCTGCGCAACGGCAACGAGCTGGCCGTGGGCTGGGTGGCCAAGGAGATGCTGGGCAAGACGCCGGGCTCGATCACGGCGATCCGGCCTCTCAAGGACGGGGTCATCAGCGATTTCGAGATCACCGAGGCGATGCTCAGTTACTTCATCCGCAAGGTGAATGGCCGGCACCCGCTCGTGAGGCCGAGAGTGGTCATCGCGGTGCCTTCAGGCATCACGGCGGTGGAGCGTCGGGCCGTGCTGGACTCCGCGGAGAAAGCGGGGGCTCGGAAGGTTTATCTGGTTGAGGAACCGATGGCGGCGGGGATCGGGGCGAACCTGCCGATCGTTGAGGCGACCGCATCGATGATCGTCGATATCGGCGGCGGGACGACGGAAGTGGCCATCATGTCGCTGGCCGACATCGCGCAGTGCGAGTCGGTCCGTGTCGCCGGCGATGACATGGACGAGGCGATCATCAACCACATGAAGAAGGCTTACAACCTGATGATCGGGGAGCAGACCTCCGAACGAATCAAGATCGAGATCGGCTCGGCGGCGCCCGAGGGGGAAGAACGAACCATGGAGGTGCGCGGCCGAGATATGATCTCCGGCTTGCCACGCAAGACGGTGATCACCTCCGAGGAGATCCGCGAGGCGCTCCAGGAGCCCTTGTCTGCGATCATCGAGACCGTGACACGGACACTCGAGCGCGCCGAGCCGGAACTCGCCGCAGACCTGGTGGACAACGGGATCGTGCTGGCAGGTGGCGGGGCGCTGCTGCGGGGCATCGATATTGTGATCTCGAACGCGACGGGGCTGGACTGTCGGATCGCTGATGACCCGCTGACGTGTGTGGCCCGAGGCACAGCGATCTACCTCGAGCATCTCGAGGAGTGGAAGGGGACGATGGAGAGTGATTCGGACGACTTCTAG
- a CDS encoding HEAT repeat domain-containing protein codes for MSMNNTRRAFLVAMVVLMGSWGAGLSWGQFLGQRSLSTDEAATLRDRAIAEVRAAAAAEDAALRMNAIEASHPVPGLASELVEPMLLDEVAPVRFAALMTVGQLKLEEHGQAAADLSLDENLSVRAAAIFAADANGVAVDVSPLARLVHSPEPGVRGNAALILGEMGDASAKEMLHEAARVPFDRRIMAIRREIVQVQVAEALVKLGDLEALTPIRAAAYSQSDEIRVLAVSMLGPLGDRRMIPMLARMLEQPPVELQLAAARSLMQLGVEDGMPILVRGLDSAMPTVRAQAAFSLGDSGDPIGLALLGDTLEDEVPMVRLAAAAAVLKRLPTAGEAQSARR; via the coding sequence ATGAGCATGAACAACACACGTCGAGCGTTTCTGGTGGCGATGGTGGTGCTGATGGGTTCCTGGGGGGCGGGGCTGTCGTGGGGGCAGTTCCTGGGGCAGCGGTCGCTCAGCACCGATGAGGCGGCGACGCTGCGGGACCGGGCGATCGCGGAAGTGCGAGCGGCCGCAGCGGCGGAGGATGCAGCACTGCGGATGAACGCGATCGAGGCATCTCACCCGGTGCCGGGTCTGGCCAGTGAGTTGGTGGAGCCGATGCTGCTGGATGAGGTAGCGCCAGTCCGTTTCGCGGCGCTCATGACGGTCGGGCAGTTGAAGCTCGAGGAGCATGGCCAGGCGGCGGCAGACCTCTCGCTGGATGAGAACCTGTCGGTGCGAGCCGCCGCGATCTTTGCGGCGGATGCGAACGGGGTGGCCGTGGACGTGAGTCCGCTGGCGCGGCTGGTGCATTCGCCCGAGCCGGGTGTGCGGGGCAATGCGGCATTGATCCTGGGTGAGATGGGTGATGCCAGTGCCAAGGAGATGCTGCACGAGGCGGCACGGGTGCCGTTTGACCGGCGGATCATGGCGATCCGCCGTGAGATCGTGCAGGTCCAGGTGGCGGAGGCGTTGGTGAAACTGGGTGATCTGGAGGCGTTGACGCCGATTCGCGCGGCGGCGTATTCACAGAGTGATGAGATCCGAGTGCTGGCCGTCAGCATGCTGGGCCCGCTGGGGGATCGACGGATGATCCCGATGCTGGCGCGGATGCTGGAGCAGCCACCCGTAGAGTTGCAGCTGGCAGCGGCGCGGTCGCTGATGCAGCTGGGGGTTGAGGACGGGATGCCGATTCTGGTGCGGGGATTGGATTCGGCGATGCCGACCGTGCGTGCTCAGGCGGCCTTCTCGCTCGGCGACAGCGGGGACCCGATCGGTTTGGCGCTGCTGGGGGACACGCTGGAGGACGAGGTCCCCATGGTCCGGCTCGCGGCGGCGGCGGCGGTGCTCAAGCGGCTGCCAACGGCCGGGGAAGCTCAGTCTGCCCGTCGTTAA
- the lnt gene encoding apolipoprotein N-acyltransferase — translation MAKSFAIAPVDPDRPPGVVSHFVMLGLSAVLMGVIYPVLGWWWLAYIALVPGALVVSRSASMWRVVWVSTLVFWTWWCVMLWWLSPVTVGGTVAAALVLSVFPTLGWLLIRRLTLQGRLSLTWAVPVAWVLVEFLRTQYPFGGFAWFLLGHSQGPWRPGHSAMLIQIADLFGELTVTAFVALVNGFLADVARQSFSAPKEGVTLEPLRKRFVARVVVVGVVVATVVGYGMTPPMPSLLPDSSTTVVVIQTNEPQNNRQSPSLEDRIADWHALLAETRRSLESRLDEAEAGSPVVVIWPESAVPMPINEETLGLAGAEDWAAILTIEGQVRDLAASYGVDLIVGAPAYESWELREVDGVKRPVPGMGFNSVFHYRADGTRAERRYDKMHRVPFGEYLPGMDLMPWLEDWVVKNLTPYESSYTIQAGTQAVVFEAGEFAVVTPICFEDTVARVVREMVGVALAQSERPVLLVNVTNDGWFRLESQGYQHLQIAAFRCVENRVPMAKAANTGVSGLISARGEVVSVVEVEGESKGVLGHLWSSGVQLAPGHVADWRGLYGFWGEVPLLVGLFLVGFLGSGVLDRVRRG, via the coding sequence ATGGCCAAATCCTTTGCTATCGCGCCAGTAGACCCTGATCGCCCGCCCGGGGTCGTGAGTCATTTTGTGATGCTGGGGTTGTCGGCAGTGCTGATGGGGGTGATCTATCCGGTGCTGGGGTGGTGGTGGCTGGCATACATCGCGTTGGTGCCGGGTGCGTTGGTGGTCAGTCGTTCGGCGTCGATGTGGCGGGTGGTGTGGGTGTCGACACTGGTGTTCTGGACCTGGTGGTGTGTGATGCTCTGGTGGCTGTCACCGGTGACGGTGGGCGGGACGGTGGCAGCGGCGCTGGTGCTCAGTGTGTTCCCGACCTTGGGGTGGCTGCTGATCCGACGGCTGACGCTTCAGGGTCGCTTGTCGCTGACCTGGGCGGTGCCGGTGGCGTGGGTGCTGGTGGAGTTTTTGCGAACCCAGTATCCGTTCGGAGGGTTCGCGTGGTTCTTGCTCGGTCACAGTCAGGGGCCGTGGCGACCGGGGCACTCGGCGATGCTGATTCAGATCGCCGACCTGTTTGGTGAGCTGACGGTGACGGCGTTTGTGGCGCTGGTGAATGGTTTTCTCGCGGACGTCGCGCGGCAGTCGTTTTCGGCGCCGAAGGAGGGCGTCACGCTTGAGCCGCTGCGGAAGCGGTTTGTGGCGCGGGTGGTGGTGGTGGGTGTGGTGGTGGCCACGGTGGTCGGGTACGGCATGACGCCGCCGATGCCGAGTTTGCTCCCGGATTCCTCCACGACCGTGGTCGTGATTCAGACCAACGAGCCGCAGAATAATCGGCAGAGCCCCTCTCTGGAGGACCGCATCGCGGACTGGCATGCGTTGCTGGCTGAGACGCGGCGGTCGCTGGAGTCGAGGCTTGACGAGGCCGAGGCGGGGTCACCAGTCGTGGTGATCTGGCCGGAGTCGGCGGTGCCGATGCCGATCAACGAGGAGACGCTGGGGCTGGCTGGGGCGGAAGACTGGGCGGCGATCCTGACGATCGAGGGACAGGTCCGGGACCTGGCGGCGAGCTATGGCGTGGACCTGATCGTGGGTGCACCGGCGTACGAGAGTTGGGAGCTACGGGAGGTCGATGGCGTAAAGCGGCCGGTGCCCGGGATGGGCTTCAACTCGGTGTTTCACTATCGGGCGGACGGGACGCGGGCGGAGCGGCGGTACGACAAGATGCACCGGGTGCCGTTCGGCGAGTACCTGCCCGGCATGGACCTGATGCCCTGGCTTGAGGACTGGGTGGTGAAGAACCTGACGCCATATGAGTCGAGCTACACGATTCAGGCGGGCACTCAGGCGGTCGTTTTTGAGGCGGGCGAGTTTGCTGTCGTGACGCCGATCTGCTTTGAGGACACGGTGGCCCGGGTCGTGCGTGAGATGGTGGGGGTGGCGCTGGCGCAATCAGAGCGGCCGGTGCTGCTGGTGAACGTGACGAACGACGGGTGGTTCCGATTGGAATCGCAGGGGTATCAGCACCTGCAGATCGCCGCGTTTCGGTGTGTCGAGAACCGGGTGCCGATGGCCAAGGCGGCGAACACGGGGGTGAGCGGCTTGATCTCGGCGCGGGGTGAGGTGGTCTCGGTGGTGGAGGTTGAGGGCGAGAGCAAGGGGGTGCTGGGGCACCTGTGGTCGAGTGGGGTGCAGCTGGCGCCGGGTCATGTGGCCGACTGGCGGGGGCTTTACGGGTTCTGGGGGGAGGTTCCGCTGCTGGTGGGGCTGTTCTTGGTGGGGTTCCTGGGGTCGGGGGTGTTGGATCGCGTGCGACGGGGTTAG
- the xerC gene encoding tyrosine recombinase XerC codes for MALTLSLLERFSNYLRHERHFSPYTARCYGADLRQFVEHLTDVAPDEASGNSEGYLEGKLRTADPVLIRDFLAKLDTFGYSSATMARKIATLRSFYKWMLKTDLVESNPMLLIRTPKQTKRLPRAITVEHVEKLLSAPDNRETLGARDRAILETLYSTGVRVSELVDLNRADLDADNQTLLVRGKGKKERIVPLGSHAMTAIRHYLTLLEPDPRFTKVRQESLVNPQVALFVNKNGGRLSSRSVRRKLDKYLIEVGLDPSISPHTLRHSFATHLLDNGADLRSVQELLGHQSLSTTQVYTHLTANRLRTAYEEAHPRAM; via the coding sequence ATGGCTCTGACCCTTTCTCTGCTGGAACGATTCTCGAACTACCTGCGTCACGAGCGCCACTTCAGCCCGTACACGGCGCGGTGCTACGGCGCGGACCTGCGCCAGTTTGTGGAGCACCTCACGGATGTGGCTCCCGACGAGGCGAGTGGCAACAGCGAGGGCTATCTGGAGGGCAAGCTGCGCACGGCCGACCCCGTACTGATCCGCGATTTCCTCGCCAAGCTGGATACGTTTGGATACAGTTCGGCGACGATGGCGCGGAAGATTGCGACGCTTCGTAGCTTCTACAAGTGGATGCTCAAGACAGACCTGGTGGAGTCGAATCCGATGCTGCTGATCCGCACGCCCAAGCAGACCAAGCGTTTGCCAAGGGCGATCACGGTGGAGCATGTGGAGAAGCTGCTCTCGGCACCGGACAACCGCGAGACGCTGGGGGCGCGTGACCGAGCGATCTTGGAAACGCTCTATTCGACGGGCGTGCGTGTATCCGAGCTGGTTGATCTGAACCGTGCTGACCTGGATGCGGACAATCAGACGCTGCTGGTGCGTGGCAAGGGCAAGAAGGAGCGGATCGTTCCTCTTGGTTCCCACGCGATGACGGCGATCCGGCACTACCTGACGCTGCTGGAGCCGGACCCCCGGTTCACGAAGGTTCGTCAGGAGTCGCTGGTGAATCCCCAGGTGGCTTTGTTTGTGAACAAAAATGGCGGGCGTCTGTCGAGCCGGTCGGTCCGGCGGAAGCTGGACAAGTATCTGATCGAGGTGGGTCTCGATCCTTCGATCAGCCCACACACGCTGCGGCACAGTTTTGCAACGCACCTGCTCGACAACGGAGCGGACCTGCGGAGCGTGCAGGAGTTGCTGGGCCATCAGTCGTTGTCAACGACGCAGGTCTACACGCACCTAACAGCGAACCGGTTGCGCACGGCTTATGAGGAAGCTCACCCGCGGGCGATGTGA
- a CDS encoding DPP IV N-terminal domain-containing protein, translating into MNLLKSWALLTATTLVLGTAGCTQHYNGALTFGAPKGGEGNYEEFQQAYRTQLQRESASGRRGDTMARFETDPRRRQTPDRPVSRPVAVPAASPVAGIQDANYQLISDRAEPAARAVGSSRLFGEIGSRGGAGFASSGSGLDNLVRVTFTEEGGDFDPSIDAAGEFLVFASTRHSERPDLYYTKFGANSVTRLTDDPSSDEMPDVSPDGEFVVYTSDRSGSWDIYMMEVGGRTAVRLTDDDAIDMHPSFSPDGRSVVFCSFNEQAQEWQLVVVNVDSPGTKTFLGPGLFPSWSPVDNRIVYQRERERGDRRFGVWVLTYVNGQATLPTELAASTNAAAITPDWSPDGNYIVFCTVVEPGTAEMDEAGPKDIWVMLSDGGGRSRLTGGRYENLLPTWGSDGYVYFVSDRAGLGTQNIWAARPDQALRLAPAQEARLGEAGLGVPLPGTQ; encoded by the coding sequence ATGAATCTCCTGAAGAGCTGGGCCCTTTTGACTGCGACAACGCTGGTGCTTGGCACCGCTGGTTGCACGCAGCACTACAACGGCGCTTTGACGTTTGGGGCACCCAAGGGAGGCGAGGGGAACTACGAGGAGTTTCAGCAGGCGTATCGCACGCAGCTGCAGAGGGAGTCGGCTTCGGGCCGTCGTGGTGACACGATGGCCCGGTTCGAGACGGACCCCCGGCGTCGTCAGACGCCTGATCGTCCGGTGTCTCGGCCTGTGGCGGTTCCCGCAGCGAGTCCTGTGGCGGGTATTCAGGATGCCAACTATCAGTTGATCAGTGATCGGGCGGAGCCGGCTGCGCGAGCGGTCGGGTCTTCGCGTCTGTTTGGGGAGATTGGTTCTCGCGGGGGTGCGGGGTTCGCGTCAAGCGGATCGGGTCTCGACAACCTGGTGCGGGTGACCTTCACCGAGGAGGGCGGGGATTTCGATCCGTCGATCGATGCGGCGGGCGAGTTTCTGGTGTTCGCTTCGACCCGGCACAGCGAGCGGCCAGATCTCTATTACACGAAGTTCGGGGCCAACTCGGTGACTCGTCTGACGGATGACCCGTCGAGTGATGAGATGCCGGATGTGTCGCCTGACGGTGAGTTCGTGGTGTACACGTCGGATCGTTCGGGGTCCTGGGACATCTACATGATGGAAGTGGGGGGTCGGACGGCGGTTCGTCTGACGGATGATGACGCGATCGATATGCATCCGAGTTTTTCGCCGGATGGCCGGAGTGTGGTGTTTTGCAGCTTCAACGAGCAGGCTCAGGAGTGGCAGCTCGTGGTAGTGAACGTGGACAGTCCCGGGACCAAGACGTTTCTGGGGCCCGGGTTGTTTCCGAGCTGGTCACCTGTGGACAACCGGATCGTTTATCAGCGGGAGCGCGAGCGTGGGGATCGTCGGTTTGGAGTTTGGGTGCTGACATATGTCAATGGCCAGGCGACGTTGCCGACAGAGCTGGCGGCGAGCACGAATGCGGCGGCGATCACACCTGACTGGAGCCCGGACGGCAACTACATCGTGTTCTGCACGGTGGTGGAGCCCGGTACTGCAGAGATGGATGAGGCCGGTCCGAAGGATATCTGGGTGATGCTTTCGGACGGCGGCGGCCGCTCGCGGCTGACCGGCGGTCGTTACGAGAATCTGCTCCCGACATGGGGCAGCGACGGATATGTGTATTTCGTTTCGGATCGAGCGGGACTCGGGACTCAGAACATCTGGGCGGCCCGTCCGGATCAGGCACTTCGCCTGGCTCCGGCACAGGAAGCTCGTTTGGGGGAAGCGGGGCTTGGTGTTCCGCTTCCCGGCACGCAGTAA
- a CDS encoding glycosyltransferase, whose product MTSLALLGLAPAIERSILITAYLAIIAVICFYGLHRYWMVILFARHRSKRTRPSARLQNLPPVTVQVPLYNEGAVAARIIHAVSQLDYPPDLLQIQVLDDSNDGSENTAEQAVRQAQARGVNITHIRRPDRVGFKAGALEYGMASATGDLIAIFDADFVPHRSFLRRTVHHFADPATGVVQTRWAHLNRTDSLLTRSQAVFLDGHFVIEHTARSRGGAWINFNGTAGIWRKTAIEQAGGWQHDTLTEDVDLSYRAQLLGWKFRYIPNLTCPAELPPNITAFKSQQFRWTKGSIQTAIKLLPRILRADLPWLVKSEAFFHLTSPVVYLFITLFALLLYPTLVININPFGDTILSGAILGLTLFSLGTTSAALFYLTSQWAQRRSLLQTIALIPALMAVGIGISLYNALGVLEALLGRTSPFVRTRKYGDNPDHKLNLSKALRGLRLGDLPRFIPLMSLVELAMAAYMAFCIATMLTIPGAFMGLPFVILFTAGYVYVALSGFLIATRDTLETAAVRADLTPEDQPASTAAPTTP is encoded by the coding sequence ATGACCTCCCTCGCCCTCCTGGGCCTCGCCCCAGCCATCGAACGATCCATCCTCATCACGGCATACCTCGCGATCATCGCGGTCATCTGCTTCTATGGACTCCACCGCTACTGGATGGTCATCCTCTTCGCCCGCCACCGCTCCAAACGCACCCGACCCTCAGCCCGACTCCAGAACCTGCCGCCCGTCACCGTACAGGTCCCTCTCTATAACGAAGGCGCCGTCGCCGCCCGCATCATCCACGCCGTTAGTCAACTCGACTACCCCCCAGACCTGCTTCAGATTCAGGTCCTCGACGATTCCAACGACGGCTCGGAGAACACCGCCGAGCAGGCCGTCCGCCAGGCACAGGCCCGAGGCGTCAACATCACTCACATCCGCCGTCCCGACCGCGTGGGCTTCAAAGCCGGTGCCCTCGAGTACGGCATGGCCTCGGCCACCGGCGACCTGATCGCCATCTTCGACGCCGACTTCGTCCCTCACCGATCCTTCCTCCGCCGAACCGTCCACCACTTCGCCGACCCCGCCACCGGCGTCGTCCAGACCCGTTGGGCCCACCTCAACCGCACCGACTCCCTGCTCACGCGCTCTCAGGCCGTCTTCCTCGACGGTCACTTCGTGATCGAGCACACCGCCCGTTCCCGAGGCGGGGCCTGGATCAACTTCAACGGTACCGCAGGAATCTGGCGAAAAACCGCCATCGAACAGGCCGGCGGCTGGCAGCACGACACCCTCACCGAAGACGTCGATCTCTCCTACCGCGCCCAGCTCCTCGGCTGGAAGTTCCGCTACATCCCCAACCTCACCTGCCCCGCTGAACTCCCACCCAACATCACCGCCTTCAAGTCCCAGCAGTTCCGCTGGACCAAAGGCTCGATCCAGACCGCCATCAAACTCTTGCCCAGAATCCTCCGCGCCGACCTGCCCTGGCTTGTCAAATCCGAAGCCTTCTTCCACCTCACCTCCCCCGTCGTCTACCTCTTCATCACCCTCTTCGCCCTGCTGCTCTACCCCACCCTCGTCATCAACATCAATCCCTTTGGCGACACCATTCTCTCTGGCGCCATCCTCGGCCTCACCCTCTTCTCCCTCGGCACCACCTCCGCGGCCCTCTTCTACCTCACCTCCCAGTGGGCCCAGCGGCGCTCCCTCCTCCAGACCATCGCCCTCATCCCCGCCCTCATGGCCGTCGGCATCGGCATCTCCCTCTACAACGCCCTGGGCGTCCTCGAAGCCCTCCTCGGCCGCACCTCACCCTTCGTCCGCACCCGCAAGTACGGTGACAACCCAGATCACAAACTCAACCTCTCGAAGGCACTCCGCGGACTCCGCCTGGGCGACCTGCCCCGCTTCATCCCCCTGATGAGCCTCGTCGAACTCGCCATGGCGGCCTACATGGCCTTCTGCATCGCCACCATGCTCACCATTCCCGGCGCCTTCATGGGGCTCCCCTTCGTCATCCTCTTCACCGCCGGCTACGTCTACGTCGCCCTCTCCGGCTTCCTCATTGCCACCCGAGATACCCTGGAAACCGCTGCGGTGCGAGCCGACCTCACCCCTGAAGATCAGCCCGCTTCGACCGCTGCTCCGACAACTCCGTGA
- a CDS encoding helix-turn-helix domain-containing protein: MSVLAQTLQSLIDRQRTSVTEVSELAGVSTSTVYRWLSGQSRPDFDSIRLLLRHLPSKEAQEALLAVFAGGTQWQFVRVEMDLDYNRDGRVDLKDAVDAAIAAVRDAADSLARLSTADAVPPSAEEMVSVVSKLQQVVGSCTIAQRVLTELSEQRSKRADLQG, encoded by the coding sequence ATGTCGGTGTTAGCTCAGACCTTGCAGAGCCTGATAGACCGCCAGCGGACATCGGTGACGGAGGTCAGTGAGTTGGCCGGGGTCTCAACATCGACGGTTTATCGCTGGCTGAGTGGTCAGAGCCGGCCGGACTTTGATTCGATCCGGTTGCTGCTGCGGCATCTGCCGAGCAAGGAGGCTCAGGAGGCTCTGCTGGCGGTGTTTGCCGGCGGGACACAGTGGCAGTTCGTGCGGGTGGAAATGGACCTGGATTACAACCGAGATGGCCGGGTGGACCTCAAGGACGCGGTAGACGCTGCGATCGCGGCGGTGCGCGATGCGGCGGATTCACTGGCGCGGCTGAGCACGGCGGATGCGGTTCCGCCCAGTGCCGAGGAGATGGTCTCAGTGGTCAGCAAGCTCCAGCAGGTGGTCGGCAGCTGCACGATCGCGCAGCGGGTGCTCACGGAGTTGTCGGAGCAGCGGTCGAAGCGGGCTGATCTTCAGGGGTGA